The Pochonia chlamydosporia 170 chromosome 3, whole genome shotgun sequence genome contains the following window.
CTAACAACGACGTCAAATTCGATGCACAGGCTTTGCGTATCACAAGGACACAAGTGCTCGTCAtgttggcgaagatgatgcacAACCATCCAGATGTTTGGTCTGTGATTTCACTTCCCGCGCCTGTCAGCGGCATACATGTGATAGATTGACTTTGAACATGTCCAAGAGAATCAATCACCCACCGATATGTGCTTCCCAGCAAGCCTATTGCGCGTCAAGTATAGGTCTTGAGCATATGGCCAAAAACCACACACCCAAGCTGTCATAATATTCGCGATATCAGTGCATCGTTGATCTCATAGTTCTGAAACTGATCGTCATCCCCACATGGCGAACATACATGATGTACCGTGAttatgtacagtactgtgCTGTATAGTACAGTAAGTACCTCTGCCAGGCCGGTTCGTATTAACCGCCATGCCAAGCACGCTGACTTGATTGTCAATTTGATCCAATATGGGAGCTGAACCGTGTAGTCAATGAAGGTCTTGTGGGTCTGCCCCTGAGACGATGTGCATTATTAGCATTTTCGTTGATCCCAGCAGAACTAGGCCAACGATGAGAGGCCAGAGCCAATTGAACGGCATTGTAACCCGTGTGGCTGCAGGCCGCGGCCTGATCTATCCCCTAGGCCCATGTCAGGTTTTCTTGAAACCAAACGTTGAAATTGCCGAAATGTCTCGCCCTGCCCTGTGGCATCGACACCAGTGGTATCAAGCCAGGGGTCACAGGACGCAAAGGGAGCGCCGTGGTCTAGATCAGAAGGCACAACATTCCGATCGTAGTGTCGACATCTCAGGGAACCAAAGATTTGGTCACAATGAGGAATGAAGAACAGGCTGTGGCAGGCAAGAAGACAGAGGCCCCGACGGACGCCACTGAGTCCACTGCCGCACCGACCGAAATATTGAATCCTAGCAAAACGCCAATAAACTCTGATGCATGTCGCAAGAGTcgaagagtctggtctggcgtgCTCCGTATCCCACTCTATCCATGGCTATGGCTTTGGCTTGACCAGCCCGAGAGTGTCAAAGCTCGAATGCTGGGAGCAGCAGTTCGTGTTGGAAGGTTTGGAAGGTCGTTCGTGTGGAAGAGCAGATCTGCTCGGCTGTTCTTTGGTGGCGCAAGGGTGGCATGGCCTCATGTTGACGGAAAAGTTAGTTGCATTTGACGTTtggatactccgtacatgtagTAATACAAACCATGTTACTGTGCTGTACTGTCTGCACTCTTGAGAGAGGAGGAACTTCCTTGCAATGCTGTGCTGCACTGCGTACTTTGTGCATTCGCTTTGGAACTCTGAACCTTGTCGTTTTGCCCCACCCGCTTGGCATCAACCACGAAGGtgcgaacattgaaagaaagCTAGTCTTGGGCCAGACAATAGGGAGGATTGCCATTTCTGATCAGGTCAAGTCCTACGTGGCATTAGTTTGGATGGAGTCTGCCTCCTGAATTCGTCGTCAAGCCCAGCCCGAGACACCGGCAGGTTTGTTTCAATAATCCATTGATGCCAGGCCATCATCTCTCGTCGATTCCAATCCCCACCCAGTTGACGctccagaccaagaccagagaGAGCAGAAGGCCAGACAGATTGACCCTTTGTTCTGCACCCTCTTCGCAATCGACCCCGTCTGTCGTTCCATCCACGTCCATTTGATCGCATCTACACCAGTGGGCGACTGCACTTGACACCCGGGCACtttgctccttttcttcttcttcgcttTTTTTTCAACTTCATTTCCCATCTTGTCCCTCATCTTCGACGACGGGCATGTTTCTCGCATGCCTCGATCGTTTCAGTCTAGACTTTTTATCTTTTTCCGACCTGACGACGCACCTACAGACATAGTTCTCCCCAGACTCTAACCAATAATAGCGTGCCCTGCAATCTTGCATGCCAGAGGGACAGCTGTTCGACTAAGCCCCCCTTATTAAAAGTACCGAGTCCACGCGCCGCTCTTCCTCAGCCCATCTTCCGGAATACGAGAACTTGCCAACTCCATCGTCCTCGAGGCACCGGCAATTTCGAGACTCGATTTTGTTCCATTGATAATCAAACCAGCCGTCCCAGGAATCAATCACGGTCGCCCGTGATACATTTTCCGTCATGGTCGCTGGCAACGCGCGCTACGTGCGCTACATTATCATTGCAGTCTTTGTATGTCCAACAACTTGTCTGGCCATCTCCttttttctccttttttaagatgatgatgatcaTCATTATTATCATTATCATCATTTCCGCTCGCTGTAGTGCGCGATTACTTGCTAACACTTACTTGGCATTTTAGACCCTCGCCGTCTTCTATTTCGTTTCCAGCTCCAAGTACGACACTGTGACGATCCCCTCTGGCTTGGGTAAAACTGGCCAACCTGCACAGAAAGGGAAGACCGACGAGAGCAGAAGTCAGCCCCAGCAGCCtatcgacaaggccaagggtGGCTCTGACAACACCGTTACAACCCCCAAGCCGCAGAAAGGAGACGATGCAAAGTCCCCGCTCGCCCTGACTCCAGAAGATCCTAACTGGGATGCTAAACTGGTCTCTCCCGCTCCTGGTCCTCGCATGAATGCCACGTTTGTTACCTTGGCTCGCAACAGCGATGTTTGGGACATCGCCCGCTCGATCCGCCAGGTCGAAGACAGATTCAACCGACGATACAACTACGACTGGGTGTTCCTCAACGACAAGGAATTCGACGATACTTTCATCAAGATCACCACCTCTCTGGTCTCCGGAAAGACGCACTATGGCAAGATAGCTGAGGAGCACTGGTCATTCCCTGAGTGGATTGACcaggacaaggccaagaaggtgCGCGAGGACATGGCTGAGCGCAAGATCATCTACGGTGACTCGGTGAGCTACCGTCACATGTGCCGCTTCGAGTCCGGTTTCTTCTTCCGACAGCCCCTCATGATGAACTACGAATACTACTGGCGTGTTGAGCCTTCCATTGAGCTGTACTGCGACATCCACTACGATCCCTTCCGCGTCATGCACGAAGGTGGCAAGAAATACAGCTTTGTTCTTAGCTTGTACGAGTACGCAGAGACTATCAAAACTCTCTGGGACAGCACAAAGAAGTTCATGAAGAACCATCCCGAGCACCTTGCTGCGGATAATGCCATGCAATTCCTCAGTGATGACGGTGGCGAAACCTACAATAACTGCCATTTCTGGTCCAACTTCGAGGTCGGCAACCTGAACTGGCTCCGGAGCAAGGCTTACATTGACTTCTTTGAGTCTCTCGACCGGGATGGTGGCTTCTTCTACGAGCGATGGGGCGATGCTCCTGTTCACTCTATTGCAGCTGGGCTCATGTTGAACAAGAGCGAGATTCACTTCTTCAATGACATTGCTTACTGGCACGTTCCCTTCACCCACTGCCCTACCGGCGAGAAGACCCGATTGGCGCTCCGATGTCACTGCAACCCCAGCGAAAACTTTGATTGGAAGGGCTACTCTTGTAcgtttctttcttttttaCATGGATTTACCCTCAAACGATTGTTTGCTAACTAGATGTCCAGGCACTTCCAGATTCTTTGATGTCACTGGCCAAACCAAACCCGCGGGATGGGAGGACCAGAAGGATTAAAATGGTTTATCAGAACAAAACACTTGTTAGACGGATTACGCATTGACGCGTTACTTTTGTACCATACATTTTTAACATGAAGGGTACGGCCACGGTTTGGCTACGGAGGTCTCCATTATTGCtggctttgttttgcatGGGATATAGGTTGTATTGAAACGAACTAGGGAATGACCTTGAGGCTGCGACAccagggacatggagcagaCGACATTAAACAAAATACGGAAGCAAACACGGCGTCTGATCGGCTTTTATGGCAAGACTATGGAACAGGGTTTTGCTCATGTAAATTTATGTTGCCCAAATTGAAGATGGTTGGGAAATCTATTCATGAGAGAcgtctcttcttctttgccctAAATAATTTTACATGATTGTGATGTAATGTACAATGGCGATATGGGTGCTCCGTCCTTGATCCTCGCCATCTGTTGACTGTCCATGGCTGTTATGCGTAGTCACCATTCTCTTCCGTATTTCCCTCCCCGCGGACTGACAGCCCTCCCGTCTATTCTCTAACCAACAGTAGccttcttgggcttcttcgTACCATACTTGCTTCGACTCGTAGTTCGATTCGCAACACCACCCTACACACAATTAGTCAAAACTCCAGCACAGCATGCCAAACTACCACACAAAAGTCCAACTTACCAGATCCAAAGCCCCCCTCACAAGGTGATATCTCACACCCGGACAATCCTGCGCTCTACCACCCCTAACAAGAACCACACTATGCTGCTGGATATTATGTCCCTCACCGGGAATATACGCCGTCACCACCGCCCCGGACGAAAGCTTCACACGAGCAGTCTTTCTCTCGCCAGAGTTAGGTTTCTTCGGCCGCACGACACCCACGCGGAGACATACGCCCTTCAGCGCAGGGCAATTGGTGTTTGAGAGGGCTGGGGAGACGGCGTGGCGTGCGCGTTTGCCTTTTCGAATGCCGCGCAGGACTTGGTTCAGCGTTGCGCTGCgggctggtgttgttgagaaggctgctgatggtgatgcggaGCGGAAGATTGGTGTGAATCGTGAGGGTTTGAGGACGGCGGAGGTGAATGGCGTGGTGAGCGGTCGCCGTGTCGCTGGGGAGAAGAGGTGGCGGACAATTGAGCCGAccattttggcggtttgtGAGGGTTGATGTGTTGCTTGAGcttggaggtggtgatgctCGAATTTGGGAGGACTAAATTTCAGGGACGGTCACGTGATGCGATGCTGGTGTATGCAGCCGTGTTCGCGCAATGTATGGCTTGCTACGGAGCAGATTTGGCATTTGATTGTTTATGGAAGTTTTCAGTGTTGGCTATTTTGATCTTTTGACTGATTAGAATTATTATCTCATAAGTTGCGGTGCAATGCCGCTGCGATGGAGGTCTCGTACTCAGCTTGAGTATGCTAGCCATTCTACTGGTAAGATCAATTGTTGTACACACGTCTAGTTGAGTTGTGAATTAGGTGTGAGTTTCCTTAGAATGACTATACTGGTGCAAATAAATGACCATGTAAAATAATAATCTCAGTTTATGTAATTTTCTGAGAGTTCTGTTTGCCAAGTTTTCGTCGCACGAATCGACTGACATGTAGGTCACCAAGAGTGTCATTAGCAACTCCAACAACCCCAgaccacagccaagaaacAAACTACCTAGGTGGTTACAGTCATGCAGAAAACGGACAACCCAAAATAGATCACTACAATAATAATTAGCCGTAGTTGATTATTCTAAGGTTCCTGTTCTATGTTTACTACGTGCAGACGAGTTTCAAATCTGCTACAGGGTAGGCAACTTTCAATGCACCACCAGATTACCTAAGTTCTCGAGTAGCTGAAACTGCTCTTCCAATTCATAAAACCTCAAAATACGAAAGAGACAACCACGGACATTCAATAAATACTCGCA
Protein-coding sequences here:
- a CDS encoding glycolipid 2-alpha-mannosyltransferase (similar to Aspergillus terreus NIH2624 XP_001216254.1), with the protein product MVAGNARYVRYIIIAVFTLAVFYFVSSSKYDTVTIPSGLGKTGQPAQKGKTDESRSQPQQPIDKAKGGSDNTVTTPKPQKGDDAKSPLALTPEDPNWDAKLVSPAPGPRMNATFVTLARNSDVWDIARSIRQVEDRFNRRYNYDWVFLNDKEFDDTFIKITTSLVSGKTHYGKIAEEHWSFPEWIDQDKAKKVREDMAERKIIYGDSVSYRHMCRFESGFFFRQPLMMNYEYYWRVEPSIELYCDIHYDPFRVMHEGGKKYSFVLSLYEYAETIKTLWDSTKKFMKNHPEHLAADNAMQFLSDDGGETYNNCHFWSNFEVGNLNWLRSKAYIDFFESLDRDGGFFYERWGDAPVHSIAAGLMLNKSEIHFFNDIAYWHVPFTHCPTGEKTRLALRCHCNPSENFDWKGYSCTSRFFDVTGQTKPAGWEDQKD
- a CDS encoding 37S ribosomal protein S12 (similar to Metarhizium acridum CQMa 102 XP_007810337.1), with amino-acid sequence MVGSIVRHLFSPATRRPLTTPFTSAVLKPSRFTPIFRSASPSAAFSTTPARSATLNQVLRGIRKGKRARHAVSPALSNTNCPALKGVCLRVGVVRPKKPNSGERKTARVKLSSGAVVTAYIPGEGHNIQQHSVVLVRGGRAQDCPGVRYHLVRGALDLGGVANRTTSRSKYGTKKPKKATVG